The Macaca fascicularis isolate 582-1 chromosome 1, T2T-MFA8v1.1 genome includes a window with the following:
- the IGFN1 gene encoding immunoglobulin-like and fibronectin type III domain-containing protein 1 gives MAGKFRKSHIPGVSIWQLVEEIPEGCSTPDFEQKPVTLALPEGKNAIFRAVVCGEPRPEVHWQNSKGDLSDSSKYKISSSPGSKEHVLQINKLTGEDTDLYRCTAVNMYGEATCSARLTVIEVGFRKNRKRHKEPQEDLRKELMDFRKLLKKRAPPAPEKKIDLEQVWQLLMTADRKDYEQICMKYGIVDYRGMLRKLQEMKKEQEDKMAQYINAISSLRHIRVTKDGIAKFDLELDLKDSQSKIYLYKDGEMIPYGFNNQTKHCLRRLGKRYEFQIQDLRPEDSGIYQVKVEDAVVFSTELEASAIPPRVVVPLAETHCEEHGDAVFECTFSSPCPSAAWHFRHRLLHPSDKYEVFVSPDGLTHRLVVRGARFSDMGPYSLGTGLYTSSAWLVVEAGKDKDLQSTSADHQLQRQGAQASGAEESGSINSQGEKFREQDPSGGSLEGAGMASGFQHIASPDRDGLGRHGYSLMEDKGAAVSAWGPGQEGKGFLEAEGSGVTLPRESQSGREGGWAESLAERPYLQGESSESGLGLPEKRQQDRGRDSNGDECWRTAGGWEAGSSPLQAGGLGSSREGKEHRGDSGRQLDRHAPEQLWDAQLRPGRGKSDMQGYQSDPVGSWPRGKQIKISQGDSLAEMDRGDAPSRERRRGVVVWGSGTGLGEAGDSNGVGGPGTLEFTGGRGSGSKAGMGPESWDSQGGRHTDYGEAWGYWGSGEFLGQTLGDKDFQEPSISGGRKFRLGDGSPEIKAEDSLQEADGLCRGESVVGGSVYKTGPGGPGDPRGCEGGLQKLRGRDDQETAWASGEIGDDPRSFQSSQEWTAGHRAAGSVGRIESKGTSPWDDTPSSLRKTGAHYGSGVLGPSGGQEGMGGTQVAGLTESGQGVDARSRGLSRSPGLGAQGSGGILGDTEGLRGPGSIGSEPDFWNGSGSSRVKGPRGYKDDLEGPGRMESRYEGGLGYSRGIGPKSGAGYSYGSGVPGEMGSGHGAGCRVSPRAPAGMESEEGGAYRNGSGVPGGVWSGNEESGPAGGGSGRIASLKNGSGGPDGAPVDDIRNWASARQGGMGPRGGHHSDGGLGSPEMTGSVGRGGLKAPGVVETVGMGCVEAEPESSGRIRPWSQTGFRASEALGAFGEGGYEDGSGGPEAMEPGPLRAGSKVGEGDGTRCPGARACGAGARYRDDPRHPEALAPHTGAASESQWAYGAGNVLGYEDGSELPGPQGTGVRTAYGEGSRGLGPRSTGPGGEAGFRESSGDLQGMGSADGPGCRKGIGGSGEMGSVDKEGYREDLGTPENTGSGSKAAYRDGVGGSGAMGSTDEADYRRDLGAPEGISSGSKADYRGGLQGSKEMGSESNADYRGGLKGSREMGPMDEADYRKDLGVPEGTGADYRGGLRGPGEMGSVDESGHRNGTGGYGEMGLGYREDVGAPEGMGTGSKAGYSDGLRGSGEMRSMDEAGYRKNLGAPEGMDSGSKAGYRGGLRGSGKIGLIDESGSRKDLGVPKGVGSGSKEGFRDGLGGSGKMGSVDEAGYRKDLGVSEGVGSGSKAGFRDGLGGSGKIGLIDEAGSRKDLGVSEGVGSGSKEGFRDGLGGSGEMGLIDESGSRKDLGVPKGVGSGSKEGFRDGLGGSGKMPSVDEAGYRKDLGVSEGVGSGSKAGFRDGLGGSGEMGSVDEAGYRKDLGAPEGMGTGSKAGYRGGLRGSGKMGLIDESGSRKDLGVPKGVGSGSKEGFRDGLGGSGKMGSVDEAGYRKDLGVSEGMDSGSKAGYRGGLRGSGKIGLIDEAGSRKDLGVSEGVGSGSKEGFRDGLGGSGEMGSVDEAGYRKDLGAPKGVGSGSKEGFRDGLGGSGEMGSVDEAGYRKDLGAPEGMDSGSYTDYRNGLGGSGKISSGGEAGYKNVLGGSGRIPLGSEAGSRGSLEDSGYILSRSEAGCGQGFGGTGGMGSGSEVSYRGGSGGSGEMGPEGEMGYGGGSGRLGVPGSLAGIGHEAGPRGHKAMGHRSGYWVASEGGTSCKDGPERARETGLVDGAGPGVEPGMAGMLGTAGGMAQRDSPRGPGVLGSQGGPQTLSDERGSTKDLGGYGTSGIPEALEAAGDEGKPDVKEWQDSSGTPGSFRDRGAPRAKDRSPDQAGIMGSSGFLDGKGAVEGETWAGMAALGSGHEQDIWKAGPGMTDRGRVAGQGRLASQGGGDSLLGGRRIGSRSSAGTGQDLDSSSMPGERGKSTSGPADGLGMSNAWAPDWENQGFSRGSVGAGKQPAGSRASGSLQEKDAAFGGIHEGPGGLKGREGAPGQEVAGGCRSPWSLDSKGSSRGRGSSGGAEDSGILGKGNSTERGNAVIPKPGESGPQGAWNGLDGPFGRRASGDRSGGTQDLSSQLGKGQRGGKRSLGEQGSLEAEDGEVQDHGALKEDEVQGVEEAGRSGRRPGSLRSRSQAQSGAEVGGGKRRGADEAGSMGWQSMGENRGCLEEMLSEDQSREPPSHRGSRRGGKDGSLDIYGERRDATQSSTSRYKPGTGSFSKEARGHFSQGLADMKVQQGEAATLSCILTSDLGPGTWFKDGVKLTAQDGVIFKQDGLVHSLFIARVQGTQAGRYTFVAGDQQSEATLTVQDSPTIAPDVTEKLRKPLVVKAGKPVTVKIPFQSHLPVQAAWRKDGAKVVGSGDKEAQVDLGDRYTRLCLPSTGRKDSGQYSVMLRSEGGSVQAELTLKVIDKPDPPQGPMEVQDCQRAGVCLRWRPPRDDGGQPVECYVVERRQAGRSTWLKVGEAPADSTTFTDAHVEPGRKYAFRVRAVTSEGAGEALESEETLVAPEALPKAPSAPAILSASSQGITLTWTAPRGPGSAHILGYLIERRKKGSNTWTAVNDQPVPERRWTVADLRQGCQYEFRVTAVAPPGPGEPGPPSDAVFARDPMRPPGPVRNLQVTDTSNTSITLSWAGPDTKDGDEAQGYVVELCGSDSLQWLPCHAGTMPVTTYTAKGLRPGEGYFVRVTAVNEGGQSQPTALDTLVQAMPVTVCPKFLVDSSTKDLLTVKVGDTVRVPISFEAVPMPEVTWLKDGLPLPKRSVTVTKDGLTQLLIPVAGLSDSGLYTVVLRTLQGKEVAHSFRIRVAVCPQAPGPIHLQENVPGTVTAEWEPSPDEARGVPLHYTVFTRSSAHGPWREAADRIHTNRFTLLGVLPGHEYHFRVVAKNELGASKPSYTSQPWCIPRQRDRFTVKAQSYREPDLSQKPRFLVGLRSHLLPQGCECCMSCAVQGSPRPHVTWFKNDRSLEGNPAVYSTDLMGVCSLTIPSVSLKDSGEYKAVAENTLGQAVSTATLIVIEPSA, from the exons GAAAGTTCCGGAAGTCCCATATCCCTGGGGTGAGCATCTGGCAGCTGGTGGAGGAGATCCCTGAAGGCTGCAGCACGCCGGACTTTGAGCAGAAGCCCGTCACCTTGGCTCTGCCAGAGG GGAAAAATGCTATCTTTCGGGCTGTGGTCTGTGGGGAGCCCAGGCCCGAGGTGCATTGGCAGAACTCCAAAGGTGACCTCAGTGACTCCAGCAAGTACAAGATCTCCTCCAGCCCTGGCAGCAAGGAGCACGTGCTGCAG ATCAACAAGCTGACAGGTGAGGACACGGATCTGTACCGCTGCACAGCAGTAAACATGTACGGAGAGGCCACGTGCTCAGCGAGACTCACCGTCATTGAAG TTGGCTTTCGGAAGAATCGGAAGAGGCACAAGGAACCACAGGAAG ACCTCAGGAAGGAGCTGATGGACTTCCGGAAGTTGCTGAAAAAGAG GGCCCCACCAGCCCCTGAGAAAAAGATAGACCTTGAGCAGGTATGGCAGCTGCTGATGACGGCAGACAGGAAGGACTACGAACAGATCTGCATGAAGTACGGCATCGTCGACTACCGTGGCATGCTGCGCAAGCTACAGGAGAtgaagaaggagcaggaggacAAGATGGCACAG TACATCAACGCCATCTCCAGCTTAAGACACATCAGGGTCACCAAGGATGGGATTGCAAAGTTTGACCTGGAGCTGGATCTCAAGGATTCTCAGAGCAAGATTTACCTGTATAAG GATGGTGAGATGATCCCCTATGGCTTCAACAACCAGACCAAGCACTGTCTGCGCCGGCTGGGAAAGCGTTATGAGTTCCAGATCCAAGACTTGAGGCCTGAGGACTCTGGCATTTACCAGGTCAAGGTGGAGGATGCTGTGGTCTTCTCCACAGAACTGGAGGCCAGTG CCATACCCCCAAGAGTGGTGGTCCCACTGGCGGAGACCCACTGTGAGGAGCACGGTGACGCAGTCTTCGAATGTACCTTCTCCAGCCCCTGCCCTAGTGCAGCCTGGCATTTCCGGCACCGGCTACTCCACCCCAGTGACAAATATGAAGTGTTTGTGTCCCCCGACGGGCTGACCCACCGGCTGGTGGTGAGGGGCGCCCGTTTCTCAGACATGGGCCCCTACTCGCTGGGCACTGGGCTGTACACTTCCAGCGCCTGGCTGGTGGTTGAAG CTGGGAAGGATAAAGACCTTCAGTCCACAAGTGCTGACCACCAACTACAGAGGCAAGGAGCCCAGGCCTCAGGAGCAGAAGAGTCTGGGAGCATCAACAGCCAGGGAGAGAAATTCAGAGAGCAGGACCCCAGTGGGGGCTCCCTTGAGGGGGCAGGGATGGCTTCTGGGTTCCAGCACATAGCCAGCCCAGACAGGGATGGCCTTGGCAGACATGGCTACTCCTTGATGGAAGACAAGGGGGCAGCTGTCTCAGCCTGGGGCCCTGGACAGGAAGGCAAAGGCTTTCTAGAAGCAGAGGGAAGCGGAGTCACTCTTCCCAGGGAAAGTCAATCTGGCAGAGAGGGAGGCTGGGCTGAAAGCCTTGCAGAGAGGCCCTATCTACAGGGAGAGAGCTCAGAGTCAGGGTTGGGCCTCCCAGAAAAACGACAGCAAGATCGTGGCAGAGACAGCAACGGTGATGAATGCTGGAGGACagcaggaggctgggaggctgggtcCAGTCCGCTCCAGGCTGGAGGACTGGGGAGCAGCAGGGAAGGAAAGGAGCACAGAGGGGATAGTGGAAGACAACTGGATAGGCATGCCCCGGAGCAACTGTGGGATGCTCAACTGAGACCTGGGAGAGGAAAGAGTGACATGCAGGGCTACCAGTCTGATCCTGTAGGGTCCTGGCCAAGAGGAAAGCAGATAAAGATTTCACAGGGTGACAGCTTGGCTGAGATGGACAGAGGGGATGCTCCAAGtagggaaagaaggagaggagtAGTAGTGTGGGGTAGTGGGACTGGCCTGGGAGAAGCTGGAGACAGCAATGGGGTGGGAGGTCCTGGCACCCTGGAGTTTACTGGAGGAAGAGGTTCTGGCTCCAAGGCAGGTATGGGCCCTGAATCCTGGGATTCTCAGGGAGGTAGACATACTGACTATGGGGAAGCCTGGGGCTACTGGGGGTCAGGAGAGTTTCTAGGACAGACACTTGGAGACAAGGACTTCCAGGAACCATCAATATCAGGTGGTAGAAAATTCCGTCTGGGAGATGGGAGTCCTGAGATCAAAGCGGAAGACTCACTGCAGGAGGCAGATGGTCTGTGCAGGGGGGAATCTGTAGTTGGAGGAAGTGTCTATAAAACTggccctggaggcccaggagacCCCAGAGGCTGCGAAGGTGGCCTACAGAAGCTCAGGGGAAGGGATGACCAGGAAACAGCTTGGGCCTCAGGTGAGATAGGGGATGACCCCAGAAGCTTCCAGTCTTCCCAGGAGTGGACAGCAGGTCACAGAGCAGCAGGGAGTGTTGGCAGAATAGAATCTAAGGGCACAAGTCCTTGGGATGACACACCATCTAGCCTCAGAAAAACTGGAGCCCACTATGGGTCTGGAGTGCTGGGACCCAGTGGAGGGCAAGAGGGTATGGGTGGTACCCAGGTGGCTGGACTGACAGAGTCTGGTCAGGGGGTGGATGCCAGAAGCCGTGGGCTAAGTAGGTCTCCAGGCCTGGGTGCTCAGGGATCTGGGGGGATACTAGGAGATACAGAAGGATTAAGAGGTCCTGGGTCAATAGGGTCTGAACCAGATTTCTGGAATGGGTCAGGGAGCTCCAGAGTAAAAGGACCCAGAGGCTATAAGGATGACTTGGAAGGTCCTGGGAGAATGGAATCTAGGTACGAGGGTGGCTTAGGATATTCTAGGGGAATAGGCCCTAAAAGCGGGGCTGGTTATAGCTATGGCTCAGGGGTTCCAGGAGAAATGGGGTCTGGCCATGGTGCTGGTTGTAGAGTTTCCCCTAGGGCACCTGCAGGAATGGAGTCTGAGGAAGGGGGTGCATACAGGAATGGCTCTGGGGTGCCTGGGGGAGTGTGGTCAGGAAATGAAGAATCTGGCCCTGCAGGAGGAGGGTCTGGGAGAATTGCCAGTCTTAAGAATGGCTCAGGTGGTCCTGATGGAGCACCCGTGGATGACATCAGGAATTGGGCCTCTGCACGCCAGGGCGGCATGGGCCCTAGGGGAGGGCACCATTCAGATGGCGGCCTAGGGAGTCCTGAGATGACGGGGTCTGTGGGTAGAGGTGGTCTCAAGGCCCCTGGAGTAGTGGAGACTGTTGGGATGGGATGTGTGGAAGCAGAACCAGAGAGCTCTGGAAGAATAAGGCCTTGGAGTCAGACTGGCTTCAGAGCCTCAGAGGCCCTGGGGGCCTTTGGAGAAGGAGGCTATGAAGATGGCTCTGGGGGTCCAGAAGCCATGGAACCAGGGCCTCTGAGGGCAGGGAGCAAAGTGGGTGAGGGGGATGGGACAAGATGCCCTGGTGCTAGGGCCTGTGGAGCTGGAGCTCGTTACAGGGATGATCCCAGGCACCCTGAGGCACTCGCACCTCACACCGGCGCTGCTTCTGAGAGCCAGTGGGCTTATGGCGCTGGCAATGTGCTGGGTTATGAGGATGGATCAGAACTGCCAGGGCCTCAGGGAACTGGGGTCAGAACAGCCTATGGAGAAGGGTCAAGGGGTCTTGGGCCTAGGAGTACAGGACCAGGGGGTGAGGCAGGCTTTAGAGAGAGTTCAGGGGACCTCCAAGGAATGGGATCAGCAGATGGGCCGGGTTGTAGGAAGGGTATTGGGGGTTCGGGGGAAATGGGGTCAGTGGATAAGGAAGGTTACAGGGAAGATTTGGGGACTCCTGAGAATACGGGTTCGGGGAGCAAGGCTGCTTATAGGGATGGTGTAGGGGGTTCTGGGGCAATGGGGTCAACGGATGAAGCAGATTATAGGAGAGATTTAGGGGCTCCTGAAGGAATAAGTTCAGGGAGCAAGGCAGATTATAGGGGTGGTTTACAGGGTTCCAAGGAAATGGGTTCAGAGAGCAATGCAGATTATAGGGGTGGTTTAAAGGGTTCCAGGGAAATGGGGCCAATGGATGAAGCAGATTATAGGAAAGATTTGGGGGTTCCTGAGGGAACGGGTGCAGATTATAGGGGTGGCTTAAGGGGTCCTGGGGAGATGGGGTCAGTGGATGAGTCAGGTCATAGGAATGGGACTGGAGGTTATGGGGAAATGGGGTTGGGTTATAGGGAGGATGTGGGGGCTCCTGAGGGAATGGGCACAGGGAGCAAGGCAGGTTATAGCGATGGCTTAAGGGGTTCTGGAGAAATGAGGTCAATGGATGAGGCAGGTTATAGGAAAAATTTGGGAGCTCCTGAGGGAATGGATTCAGGGAGCAAGGCAGGTTACAGGGGTGGTTTAAGGGGTTCTGGGAAAATTGGGTTAATTGATGAGTCAGGCTCTAGGAAAGATTTGGGGGTTCCTAAGGGAGTGGGTTCAGGGAGTAAGGAAGGTTTTAGGGATGGTTTAGGGGGTTCTGGGAAAATGGGGTCAGTGGATGAGGCAGGCTACAGGAAGGATTTGGGGGTTTCTGAGGGAGTGGGTTCAGGGAGTAAGGCAGGTTTTAGGGATGGTTTAGGGGGTTCTGGGAAAATTGGGTTAATTGATGAGGCAGGCTCTAGAAAAGATTTGGGAGTTTCTGAGGGAGTGGGTTCAGGGAGTAAGGAAGGTTTTAGGGATGGTTTAGGGGGTTCTGGGGAAATGGGGTTAATTGATGAGTCAGGCTCTAGGAAAGATTTGGGGGTTCCTAAGGGAGTGGGTTCAGGGAGTAAGGAAGGTTTTAGGGATGGTTTAGGGGGTTCTGGGAAAATGCCGTCAGTGGATGAGGCAGGCTACAGGAAGGATTTGGGGGTTTCTGAGGGAGTGGGTTCAGGGAGTAAGGCAGGTTTTAGGGATGGTTTAGGGGGTTCTGGGGAAATGGGGTCAGTGGATGAGGCAGGCTACAGGAAGGATTTGGGGGCTCCTGAGGGAATGGGCACAGGGAGCAAGGCAGGTTACAGGGGTGGTTTAAGGGGTTCTGGGAAAATGGGGTTAATTGATGAGTCAGGCTCTAGGAAAGATTTGGGGGTTCCTAAGGGAGTGGGTTCAGGGAGTAAGGAAGGTTTTAGGGATGGTTTAGGGGGTTCTGGGAAAATGGGGTCAGTGGATGAGGCAGGCTACAGGAAGGATTTGGGGGTTTCTGAGGGAATGGATTCAGGGAGCAAGGCAGGTTACAGGGGTGGTTTAAGGGGTTCTGGGAAAATTGGGTTAATTGATGAGGCAGGCTCTAGGAAAGATTTGGGAGTTTCTGAGGGAGTGGGTTCAGGGAGTAAGGAAGGTTTTAGGGATGGTTTAGGGGGTTCTGGGGAAATGGGGTCAGTGGATGAGGCAGGCTACAGGAAGGATTTGGGGGCTCCTAAGGGAGTGGGTTCAGGGAGTAAGGAAGGTTTTAGGGATGGTTTAGGGGGTTCTGGGGAAATGGGGTCAGTGGATGAGGCAGGTTATAGAAAGGATTTGGGAGCTCCTGAGGGAATGGATTCAGGGAGTTATACAGATTACAGGAATGGTCTAGGCGGTTCTGGAAAAATTAGttcaggaggtgaggcaggttATAAGAATGTTTTAGGGGGTTCTGGGAGGATTCCATTAGGGAGTGAGGCAGGCTCTAGGGGTAGTTTGGAGGATTCTGGGTACATTTTGTCAAGGAGTGAGGCAGGTTGTGGGCAAGGCTTTGGGGGAACTGGTGGCATGGGGTCAGGGAGTGAGGTCAGTTATAGGGGAGGCTCAGGAGGATCTGGGGAAATGGGGCCAGAGGGTGAGATGGGTTATGGAGGTGGTTCAGGGAGGCTTGGAGTACCAGGCTCACTAGCTGGAATAGGACATGAGGCTGGACCCAGAGGCCACAAAGCCATGGGGCACAGGTCAGGATATTGGGTAGCATCAGAGGGTGGCACGAGCTGCAAGGATGGTCCAGAGCGAGCCAGGGAAACAGGGCTTGTGGATGGGGCAGGACCTGGGGTGGAACCTGGGATGGCTGGAATGCTGGGCACTGCAGGTGGCATGGCACAGAGAGACAGCCCCAGGGGCCCAGGGGTGCTGGGGTCTCAGGGAGGGCCACAGACTCTTTCAGATGAGAGAGGCTCCACCAAAGATCTTGGGGGCTATGGAACCTCAGGGATCCCTGAGGCCTTGGAGGCTGCTGGTGACGAGGGAAAACCAGATGTCAAAGAATGGCAAGATAGTTCTGGGACTCCAGGGTCTTTTAGGGACAGAGGGGCTCCCAGGGCAAAGGATAGGTCTCCAGACCAAGCAGGGATCATGGGGTCTTCTGGGTTTCTTGATGGCAAGGGAGCAGTAGAAGGTGAAACCTGGGCAGGAATGGCTGCTCTGGGGTCTGGACATGAACAGGACATCTGGAAAGCAGGCCCAGGAATGACAGACAGGGGTAGAGTTGCTGGCCAGGGGAGATTGGCATCTCAGGGAGGCGGGGACTCActtttgggaggcagaaggaTAGGCTCAAGGAGCTCAGCGGGGACAGGCCAGGATCTGGACAGCAGCTCTATGCCTGGGGAAAGGGGCAAGTCAACATCAGGGCCTGCTGATGGACTAGGAATGAGCAATGCCTGGGCTCCTGACTGGGAAAACCAGGGGTTTAGCCGAGGCAGTGTAGGTGCTGGGAAGCAGCCCGCAGGCTCCAGAGCTTCCGGTTCTCTGCAGGAAAAAGATGCCGCTTTTGGTGGGATCCATGAAGGGCCAGGGGGCTTAAAGGGCAGGGAGGGTGCACCAGGCCAAGAGGTGGCTGGTGGATGCCGAAGCCCATGGTCCCTGGATAGCAAAGGTTCAAGTCGTGGAAGGGGCAGTTCTGGTGGTGCAGAGGACTCAGGTATCCTGGGCAAGGGGAATTCTACTGAGCGGGGAAATGCTGTCATCCCAAAACCTGGGGAGTCAGGACCTCAGGGAGCCTGGAATGGCTTAGATGGTCCCTTTGGCAGAAGAGCCTCTGGAGATAGGTCAGGAGGGACCCAGGACCTGAGCTCTCAGCTAGGCAAGggacagagaggaggaaagaggtcCCTCGGGGAACAGGGGTccctggaggctgaggatggTGAGGTCCAGGATCATGGGGCCCTAAAGGAGGATGAGGTACAGGGAGTGGAAGAGGCTGGGAGGTCAGGCAGGAGGCCTGGCTCACTTAGGAGCAGGTCTCAGGCACAgtcaggggctgaggtgggaggaggaaagagaaggggagcGGATGAGGCTGGAAGCATGGGATGGCAGTCTATGGGGGAGAACCGGGGGTGCCTGGAGGAGATGCTGAGTGAAGATCAGAGCCGGGAGCCCCCCAGTCACCGTGGTAGCAGGAGAGGTGGCAAAGATGGCAGTTTGGACATCTATGGAGAGAGGAGAGATGCTACCCAGAGTTCCACATCCAGATATAAGCCTGGCACTGGCAGTTTCTCCAAGGAGGCCCGAG GCCACTTCTCCCAGGGCCTGGCTGACATGAAGGTGCAGCAGGGGGAGGCTGCCACACTCTCCTGTATCCTCACCAGTGACCTGGGACCCGGCACCTGGTTTAAGGATGGCGTCAAG CTCACCGCCCAGGATGGAGTCATCTTTAAGCAAGATGGTCTCGTGCACAGCCTCTTCATCGCGCGCGTGCAGGGGACCCAAGCTGGGAGGTACACCTTTGTAGCTGGTGACCAGCAGAGTGAGGCCACTCTGACCGTCCAGG ATTCCCCTACCATTGCTCCAGATGTGACAGAGAAACTGAGAAAGCCACTGGTGGTCAAGGCTGGGAAGCCGGTGACAGTGAAGATCCCCTTCCAGAGCCACCTCCCCGTTCAGGCTGCCTGGAGAAAGGACGGGGCCAAGGTGGTGGGCAGTGGTGACAAGGAGGCCCAGGTGGACCTGGGGGACCGCTACACACGGCTGTGCCTCCCCAGCACAGGCAGGAAGGACAGTGGCCAGTACAGTGTGATGCTGAGGAGTGAGGGAGGCTCTGTGCAGGCCGAGCTCACCCTGAAAGTCATAG ACAAGCCTGATCCCCCACAAGGCCCCATGGAGGTTCAGGATTGCCAGAGGGCTGGTGTCTGCCTCCGCTGGCGGCCCCCAAGGGATGATGGGGGCCAGCCTGTAGAGTGCTACGTGGTGGAGAGACGGCAGGCTGGCAGGAGCACTTGGCTGAAGGTGGGCGAGGCCCCCGCTGACAGCACCACCTTCACGGATGCCCATGTGGAGCCAGGCAGGAAGTATGCCTTCCGAGTGCGGGCTGTGACCTCGGAGGGGGCTGGCGAGGCCCTGGAGTCTGAGGAGACATTGGTGGCTCCTGAGG CTCTCCCCAAGGCCCCTTCCGCGCCAGCCATCCTGTCAGCCTCCAGCCAGGGCATCACGCTGACATGGACAGCACCTAGGGGCCCTGGCAGTGCCCACATCCTGGGCTACCTGATCGAGAGGCGTAAGAAGGGGAGCAACACCTGGACAGCAGTGAACGACCAGCCGGTGCCTG AGAGGAGGTGGACGGTGGCGGACCTGCGGCAGGGCTGTCAGTACGAGTTCCGGGTCACAGCTGTGGCTCCCCCAGGCCCTGGAGAGCCTGGACCCCCATCAGATGCCGTCTTTGCTCGGGACCCCATGA GACCCCCTGGGCCGGTGAGGAATCTCCAAGTCACAGACACATCGAACACCAGCATCACTCTGAGCTGGGCTGGGCCAGACACCAAGGACGGGGACGAAGCCCAGGGGTATGTGGTGGAGCTGTGTGGCTCAGACAGTCTCCAGTGGCTCCCGTGCCATGCGGGCACCATGCCAGTCACCACCTACACGGCCAAGGGCCTTCGGCCTGGAGAGGGCTACTTTGTGCGGGTGACAGCAGTTAATGAAGGAGGTCAGAGCCAGCCCACTGCCCTGGACACATTAGTGCAAGCCATGCCTGTTACTG TCTGTCCTAAGTTCCTTGTGGACTCCAGCACCAAGGACTTGCTGACGGTCAAGGTCGGGGACACTGTTCGTGTGCCCATCTCCTTTGAA gCCGTGCCCATGCCTGAGGTGACCTGGCTGAAGGACGGCTTGCCCTTGCCCAAAAGAAGTGTGACCGTCACTAAGGATGGCCTCACCCAGCTTCTGATCCCTGTGGCTGGCCTCTCGGACAGTGGTCTCTACACTGTAGTGCTGAGGACCCTGCAGGGGAAGGAGGTTGCCCACAGCTTCCGTATCAGGGTGGCAG TATGTCCGCAGGCACCTGGGCCCATCCACCTGCAGGAGAACGTGCCTGGGACGGTGACGGCTGAGTGGGAGCCCTCTCCGGACGAGGCCCGGGGTGTCCCGCTACACTATACAGTGTTCACACGCTCCTCGGCACATGGCCCCTGGCGCGAGGCAGCCGACCGCATCCACACCAACCGCTTCACCCTCCTGGGCGTCCTCCCTGGCCACGAGTACCACTTCAGGGTGGTGGCCAAGAATGAGCTGGGGGCCAGCAAACCCTCGTACACCAGCCAGCCCTGGTGCATCCCCCGGCAGCGTG ACAGGTTCACAGTGAAGGCTCAGAGCTACCGGGAGCCCGACCTGAGCCAGAAGCCCCGGTTCCTGGTGGGCCTGCGGTCCCATCTCCTGCCCCAAGGCTGCGAGTGCTGCATGAGCTGCGCCGTGCAGGGCTCGCCCCGGCCCCACGTCACCTGGTTCAAGAACGACCGCAGCCTGGAAGGAAACCCCGCAGTGTACAGCACTGACCTGATGGGCGTGTGCTCCCTCACCATCCCCAGCGTATCCCTGAAGGACAGCGGCGAGTACAAGGCTGTGGCTGAGAACACGCTGGGCCAGGCAGTCAGTACTGCCACCCTCATTGTCATAG AACCCAGCGCCTAG